The Spongiibacter tropicus DSM 19543 genomic interval CGGTGGCGACGAATCGCCTTGAGGTGGTGCGCAACCGGCTGCGTGATGCGGCGGGTGTGAGCTGCGATGCACAGTTGGCGGATGAGTTGGTAGCGGCGATAGATCGCTCGCTGCAGATTATTGATGTGGATGGTGAGCTGCGGCAAAGGGTGACAGAGTGAATTTGCCAAGTGAAATAAATTGTCGTATGTTGGCGCCCGTATCAGCAAAATCTGGTACCGGGGTTAGCCTCCCGTTCAGAGCACGAGCGCAAAGGCGCTCATCCGAAGCGCTTTTTTTGTGCCCGCAGTTTATGGTGGGCGTCATAGGGGCGACTTCGGTCGCGCCGGTTCTCGTGCCCGGTAAGGCTAACCCTGTGGCGCCTGCCACCCAATCGATTAGCCTCGACGGTGGCGGCTCTCTCAAATTGCACGAGGCCTCCATCATGGAAAACCCTACCCAAGATCCGTCCGGATTAACCGATACCGAAGCTCTTTATGAGGCTATTCGCGACGTTAATAGCCTTGCCCAAGAGGGATTTTTGCAAGTTGCGGCGCTAGCCAGTTTGGTGGCGCTGCGGCTTGAGAGCGGTATTCAGTACGCCTGGCAGCTGGAAGAGTTGCGCTATGCCTTACAGGTGATTCGCAGTCGATCGCTGGATGCGCGCAGCTGTATTTTGTGCATCGCGCAGGACTCTGGCTGCTTTGACGATGCCGAGGTGGGCCGATGACGCTGCATATACGCCTTACTGAGGCAGAGCAGGAGGCGCTTAACAGCATGCCTAGCTCTGCCCGCGTTCTTTACATGCTAGGCCTGCGCCCCTATATGGATTACGCCAGTGGAGTTGTTGGCGTGCAGCGCCGAATATCCTTGCAAGGTTTCCGCGAGCTTCTGGAATATGAGCCTGACAGGGGAAGTCGCTTAGGTGCGCGCTACACGCCAACCAAGGACGAGGTGCGCAATGAGGTGGATCGCCTGGTGAGGTCGGGGCTGCTTTTGCGCTTGCCTAAAAAGAAGCGCAATGATCCGCTGGTATTCAAACTCCCGCTTGCTGATTGTGATGCCAAGCTCCGTCTTTATGAGGAACCCCATATGAACCCCATAGGGAGAACCCCAAACGGAGCGACAAAGCACAAGACAAAGGAGAGCTGCAAAAACAGGGCTTTTAGTTCGCATTGCGCCACCAGCAGCGCCATAGATGACGCCACACCAGTTTCGGCAGACGAACCCCATACCTCCGTATATCCGT includes:
- a CDS encoding DnaT-like ssDNA-binding domain-containing protein; translation: MTLHIRLTEAEQEALNSMPSSARVLYMLGLRPYMDYASGVVGVQRRISLQGFRELLEYEPDRGSRLGARYTPTKDEVRNEVDRLVRSGLLLRLPKKKRNDPLVFKLPLADCDAKLRLYEEPHMNPIGRTPNGATKHKTKESCKNRAFSSHCATSSAIDDATPVSADEPHTSVYPLSNNNNAREASPSGLGAPTHGKTSVDQWEPCSETWGILRAQGVDPVFAQEKLPSYRIYWRDRGEVRHSWSSHFVNYVIGQWRRYGWQWKQEVGNEASKVRSGGGKGRESLVDRVERKSEEWLRRRHAASEAEGGVIDGEVVAENEPSLRV